One Theropithecus gelada isolate Dixy chromosome 3, Tgel_1.0, whole genome shotgun sequence genomic window carries:
- the LOC112621590 gene encoding LOW QUALITY PROTEIN: uncharacterized protein LOC112621590 (The sequence of the model RefSeq protein was modified relative to this genomic sequence to represent the inferred CDS: inserted 1 base in 1 codon; deleted 1 base in 1 codon; substituted 2 bases at 2 genomic stop codons): MKAQLLXAGSAHHLWDGSNSHQTPIRPRLWSEPEGPREDSATLSPQQEGSCXSPPVQLRPELPLRPHPEYPKALGFLQLLRQRSHEHSVSSSSTSSACGAVLGVGAAKGTPCRMWMQHGHSECGPSRSPKPPSHEGEAGGDGGRQGVWLCFVRRQRFLTLSLNVQAGVKSVKAGARSLLCEFHGASAGAVIFNARTHSAWASLELRALPALGHPPGRLYLNAAHVVPGPXRSSRACPRRCSHVLGGNTPGEGWRREE, translated from the exons ATGAAGGCTCAGCTCTTATGAGCTGGCTCTGCACACCACCTGTGGGATGGCTCCAATTCACACCAGACCCCAATAAGACCAAGGCTTTGGTCTGAGCCTGAAGGCCCCAGGGAGGACAGTGCCACCCTTAGCCCCCAGCAAGAGGGGTCCT GTTCCCCTCCAGTTCAGCTGAGGCCTGAGCTGCCTTTGCGACCCCATCCTGAGTACCCCAAGGCCCTGGGATTCCTGCAGCTCCTGCGCCAAAGGTCCCACGAGCACTCCGTGTCTTCCTCTTCCACGTCCTCTGCCTGCGGTGCTGTGCTCGGTGTGGGGGCAGCCAAGGGCACTCCGTGCAGGATGTGGATGCAGCATGGCCACTCGGAGTGCGGGCCCAGCAGGAGCCCGAAGCCCCCTTCCCATGAGGGTGAAGCCGGAGGCGACGGAGGGAGGCAGGGGGTGTGGCTGTGTTttgtcaggaggcagagatttctaACCTTGAGTCTGAACGTCCAGGCTGGTGTGAAGTCCGTCAAGGCGGGAGCACGGAGCCTACTCTGCGAGTTCCACGGGGCATCAGCTGGGGCAGTGA TATTTAACGCCAGGACCCACAGTGCGTGGGCCTCTCTTGAGCTCCGGGCCCTGCCTGCCTTAGGGCATCCGCCAGGTCGGCTGTATTTAAATGCT GCACATGTGGTGCCTGGGCCTTGACGGAGCTCCAGGGCCTGCCCACGACGGTGCAGCCATGTTCTAGGAGGAAACACGCCCGGTGAAGGCTGGAGGAGGGAAGAGTGA